Proteins found in one Aspergillus chevalieri M1 DNA, chromosome 2, nearly complete sequence genomic segment:
- a CDS encoding uncharacterized protein (COG:L;~EggNog:ENOG410PI7H;~InterPro:IPR027417,IPR014001,IPR011545;~PFAM:PF00270;~TransMembrane:1 (o1167-1190i);~go_function: GO:0003676 - nucleic acid binding [Evidence IEA];~go_function: GO:0005524 - ATP binding [Evidence IEA]), whose protein sequence is MQEWCGPLPVYGMTARQQRKWQILWQLAMPTMARPQQAPHRARARAVHMFPGAGRILEQGGNPGSYRATEGRGVSPGDQPTAGHGVSPEHVEEAEETGNAGSTEPAWMMSPMERACLEFCIELLNQRHRAHEYESPLVCAMAVLGWGETGWRDPDSYPPILSRMIKLARFMVVQKALWLDPHVGDIIQMWQAQASTANGTVNGTVNGTVNGTPASPIAWPLASADAQLADIDEGCDSASPTRHTPTTVHDRPSFHDHVQQMVSRFMIRGTHGPMQTLLDWRTYGLKIHYNSTAPGHVAWMGADELLYKDLHFTMGEFRGFIHGLVGATRELLCELLCIADGSSSAHTPSTMPLPAIPWQGLYDDPTQGHPGWNFLHDRRTRWPVDGRWWMIQRLRTERPVQQQFMRRGAIHGPLVAQYLARVARFKEKLAVAIHMTAGQPARAPELLSVQYVNTPNNQFRNVFIEDGMVTLVTAYHKGFHASNDSKLIHRYVPRAVGELVVWYMWLAMPFIGQLTAWQAGTAHGTVNGTSNGMSNGTSNGTWNGMSNGTSNGMSNGTSNGTLNGTRAGTVNGTVNGTVNGMSNGTSNGTLNSTLNSTWNGTQAGTLNGTLNGTANGILNGTLIGTQAGTANGTRASTVNGTSNSTLNGTWNGTRAGTVNGTLNGRANGTLNGTSNGTANGISNDTLNGTSNSTLNGTSNSMLNGTTNSIPIGTRAGTVNGTSNSTLNGTWNGTPNGTVNGMLNGRLNGTSNSTSNSTPIGTPIGTQAGTSNAMSNGTTIGTPNGTANGTLNGTLIGTSNGTPAWQPPSPYLWGPDPGMQRPWTPERFREVLKRETQARLGQALNIPAYRDIAIGISRRFLRASSTFTSDRQDETEQAAALDADCEDGMDADQWMAHMTDLQAGHSSHVAGMVYGRQLMEQAGTTSHRRAMFRQSSVDWHQFLGFGCGTGVPGDVHADIDAGGLRAGLVDEGSCPSRRPGQEQVRARLVDDPGQEWVRACLVDDPGQEWVRACLVNDPGQERVRARLVSDPSQEGVRARLVDEGNRPIHHPGQERVRARLVDEGSCPIHHPGQERVRACLVNDPGQERVRARPVLGKRKRAPWQVEAEEHHMERRHQLQTMDMAAALQQMTGQAGMQFQGIQAPAMAAIQQGKSPVVAVMPTGGGKSMLFMLPAWAVPGGTTIVVVPLISLRQDMQQRCRRLGIPCMAWDRQQPCDEAAIVLVTPESAVTPDFHSFINRLVVMQRLDRVVIDECHIIMNQQKNFRSAMAQLGKLVRARTQMVFLTATLPPRWNRSSASAFTTHRIRSIYIGPARAAAMWHMGCGGHRFHTLHHMDMDGSRMPGLFSSCRRSSSGPGPGGGRW, encoded by the coding sequence atgcaggagtggtgtggcccactgcccgtgtatgggatgaccgcgcggcagcagcggaagtggcagatcttgtggcagcttgccatgcccaccatggcgaggccccaacaggcgccccatcgagcccgggctcgggcggtccatatgttccccggggccggtcggatcctagaacagggtgggaaccccggcagttatcgggccacagaggggcgtggggtgagccccggagatcagcccacagccgggcatggggtgagccccgagcatgtggaagaagcagaggagactggcaatgcaggcagcaccgagccggcatggatgatgagcccaatggagcgtgcctgcttggagttttgcattgagctgctcaaccagcgccaccgtgcccatgaatatgaaagcccccttgtgtgtgccatggcggtgctcggctggggggagactgggtggcgtgatcccgacagttacccccccattttatcgcggatgatcaagcttgcgcggttcatggtggtgcagaaggcactgtggttggatccccatgtgggggacattattcagatgtggcaggcacaggctagcacggcgaatggcacagtgaatggcacagtgaatggcacagtgaatggcacaccggctagcccaatagcatggccgttggccagtgcagatgcccaactggccgatatcgatgagggctgtgatagtgccagtcccacacgccacacccccaccacggtgcacgatcgcccgtcatttcatgaccatgtgcagcagatggtcagccgcttcatgatccgtggcacccatgggcccatgcagacattgctcgactggcgcacatatgggttgaagatccattacaatagcacggcgccgggccatgtggcgtggatgggagccgatgagctgttgtacaaggatctgcatttcacgatgggtgaattccgtgggttcatccacgggttggttggggccacacgggagctgctgtgtgaactattatgtattgccgatggttccagcagcgcccacaccccaagcaccatgccgctgcccgccatcccgtggcagggcttgtatgatgatcccacccaggggcacccgggctggaacttttTGCACGATCGCCGAacccggtggcccgtggatggccggtggtggatgatccagcggctgcgcacagagcgccccgtgcagcagcaattcatgcgccggggggcgatccacggcccattggtggcacagtatctggcccgggtggcccggttcaaggagaaactggccgtggccatccatatgacggcggggcagccggcacgggcccccgagctgctcagtgtgcagtatgtcaacacgccgaacaaccaattccgcaatgtgttcattgaggatgggatggtgacactggtgactgcataccacaagggcttccatgcgagcaacgacagcaagctgatccaccggtatgtgccacgggcggtcggggagttggtggtgtggtatatgtggctggcgatgccattcattggccagttgacagcgtggcaggccggcactgcgcatggcacggtgaatggcacatcgaatggtatgtcaaatggcacatcgaacggcacatggaatggtatgtcgaatggcacatcgaatggtatgtcgaatggcacatcgaacggcacattgaatggcacacgagccggcacggtgaatggcacggtgaatggtacagtgaatggcatgtcgaacggcacatcgaacggcacattgaacagcacattgaacagcacatggaatggcacacaagccggcacattgaatggcacactgaatggcacggcgaacggcatactgaatggcacactgattggcacacaagccggcacggcgaatggcacacgagccagcacggtgaatggcacatcaaacagcacattgaacggcacatggaatggcacacgagccggcacggtcaatggcacactgaatggcagggcgaacggcacactgaatggcacatcaaacggcacagcaaatggcatatcaaacgacacactgaatggcacatcgaacagcacattgaacggcacatcgaacagcatgttgaacggcacaacaaacagcataccgattggcacacgagctggcacagtgaatggcacatcgaacagcacattgaacggcacatggaatggcacaccaaatggtacggtgaatggcatgttgaatggtagactgaacggcacatcaaacagcacatcgaacagcacaccgattggcacaccgattggcacacaggccggcacatcaaatgccatgtcgaatggcacaacgattggcacaccgaatggcacggcgaacggcacactgaatggcacattgattggcacgtcgaacggcacaccggcatggcagccccccagcccatatttatggggccccgacccgggcatgcagcggccatggacccccgagcgattccgggaggtgttgaagcgggagacccaggcccggctcggccaggcattgaatattccggcgtaccgggacattgccattggcatcagccggcggttcctgcgggcatccagcacattcaccagtgaccgccaggatgaaacggagcaggcggcggcattggatgctgactgtgaggacggcatggatgcggaccagtggatggcgcatatgacggatttacaggcgggccattcatcgcacgtggcggggatggtatatgggcggcagctgatggagcaggcgggcacaacaagccaccggcgggcaatgttccggcagtccagtgtggattggcaccagtttctggggttcggctgcggcacgggggttccaggagatgtccatgccgacattgatgccggtgggcttcgggctggcttggtggatgaaggcagctgtccaagccgccgtcccggtcaggaacaggttagggctcgcttggtggatgatcccggtcaggaatgggttagggcttgcttggtggatgatcccggtcaggaatgggttagggcttgcttggtgaatgatcccggtcaggaacgggttagggctcgcttggtgagtgatcccagtcaggaaggggttagggctcgcttggtggatgaaggcaaccgtccaattcaccatcccggtcaggaacgggttagggctcgcttggtggatgaaggtagctgtccaattcaccatcccggtcaggaacgggttagggcttgcttggtgaatgatcccggtcaggaacgggttagggctcgccccgtgcttgggaaacgcaagcgggccccatggcaggtggaggctgaggagcaccacatggagcggcgccaccagctgcagaccatggacatggccgctgcgctgcagcagatgaccggtcaggccggcatgcagttccagggcatccaggcacccgccatggcggcgatccagcagggcaagagccccgtggtggcagtcatgcccaccggcggtgggaaaagcatgttattcatgttgcccgcgtgggccgtccccgggggcaccaccattgtggtggtgccattgatctcgctgcggcaggatatgcagcagcggtgccggcggctaggcatcccatgtatggcatgggaccggcagcagccatgtgatgaagcagccattgtgctggtcacaccggaatcggctgtcacccccgatttccattcattcatcaaccggttggtggtgatgcagcggctggaccgggtggtgattgatgaatgccacatcattatgaaccagcagaagaacttccggtccgccatggcacagcttgggaagctcgttcgggcccgtacacagatggtgtttttaacggccacattgcccccgagatggaaccggagttcagccagcgcattcaccacccacaggatcagatcgatatatatcgggcccgcacgagccgcggcaatgtggcatatggggtgtggcggccaccgattccacacactgcaccacatggatatggatgggagcaggatgcctggattattcagttcctgcaggcgcagctccagtgggcccgggcccggggggggaagatggtga
- a CDS encoding uncharacterized protein (COG:S;~EggNog:ENOG410Q1H7), with the protein MPKSNPRRDRLADKIDKEGFFSPPCLRCSEMSASNMSCECKRISSNRKCNNCVRSGVKCERDFHNERKWQNLERDRMRLAADLEDAERSNDEALARLSETSAKLARLRKHKRFLEARNKAMLENDVALLEELDSQVSWPVAETASLDAQLAAVTDDPSLSQMMNSPSFWENFDSAVAGGIPSPTGGNQSSSQ; encoded by the coding sequence ATGCCCAAATCAAACCCTCGTCGTGATCGTCTGGCTGATAAAATAGATAAGGaaggtttcttttctcctccttgtCTCCGTTGTTCCGAAATGAGTGCTTCCAATATGTCTTGTGAATGTAAACGAATCTCGTCAAATCGAAAATGCAATAATTGTGTGCGTTCTGGCGTCAAGTGTGAACGTGATTTTCATAATGAACGAAAATGGCAAAATTTGGAGCGTGATCGAATGAGATTAGCCGCCGACCTCGAAGATGCGGAGCGTTCAAATGATGAGGCACTGGCGCGTCTTTCCGAGACGTCTGCCAAATTGGCCCGGTTGCGGAAACATAAACGGTTTCTTGAGGCTCGAAATAAGGCTATGTTAGAGAATGACGTGGCTCTTCTTGAGGAGTTGGATTCTCAAGTTTCCTGGCCTGTTGCTGAGACCGCTTCTCTGGATGCTCAGCTTGCTGCGGTGACAGATGATCCTAGTCtgtctcagatgatgaattctccttccttttgggagaacttcgactctgctgtcgctggtggtattccttcaccaactggtggcaaccagtcaagttcgcaatag
- a CDS encoding uncharacterized protein (COG:S;~EggNog:ENOG410PMWZ), giving the protein MAGLRGFVRTQVELAQVELEGLFLLHEEETREAVVPRLALVELADDPTNNRRGWNFLQDHRTRAALPTTGEQWLMDRVVATDWLRAEWVGVRPHDHQVMWHTTVVDAYLGQVDQFLERLLLLMHLTAGQPARATELLGIRHSNTVCGQHRNLFIEHGVVSLVTAYHKGYSMTGSTKIIHRYLPAEVSELVVYYLWLILPFARAVQALAHGTRQARSPFLWPRGPNLAAGAWDSGRLRGCSSVRPTYICVTTWLLSCRT; this is encoded by the coding sequence ATGGCGGGCCTGCGGGGCTTCGTGCGCACCCAGGTGGAGCTGGCCCAGGTGGAGCTGGAGGGGCTGTTCCTGCTGCATGAGGAGGAGACCCGggaggcggtggtgccgCGCCTGGCCCTGGTGGAGCTGGCAGACGACCCGACCAACAACCGGCGTGGATGGAACTTCCTGCAGGACCACCGCACCCGTGCAGCGCTGCCCACCACAGGAGAGCAATGGCTGATGGACCGGGTGGTGGCCACCGACTGGCTGCGGGCTGAGTGGGTGGGGGTGCGGCCGCATGACCACCAGGTGATGTGGCACACCACCGTGGTGGATGCCTACCTGGGACAGGTGGACCAGTTCCTGGAGcggctgctcctgctgatgCACCTGACTGCTGGGCAGCCGGCGCGGGCcactgagctgctggggatCCGACACAGCAACACTGTGTGTGGCCAGCATCGCAATCTCTTCATCGAGCATGGGGTGGTCAGTCTGGTGACGGCATACCACAAGGGATACAGCATGACAGGGTCCaccaagatcatccatcgCTACCTCCCGGCGGAGGTCAGTGAGCTTGTGGTGTACTATCTATGGCTGATCCTGCCCTTTGCACGGGCAGTGCAGGCCCTGGCCCATGGCACCCGGCAGGCACGCTCCCCCTTCCTGTGGCCACGGGGCCCCAATCTGGCAGCAGGGGCATGGGACAGTGGCCGGCTGCGGGGGTGCTCCAGCGTGAGGCCCACATACAtctgtgtcacaacctggcttctctcgtgtcgtacctag
- a CDS encoding uncharacterized protein (COG:L;~EggNog:ENOG410PGPZ;~InterPro:IPR012337,IPR000953,IPR016197,IPR041588, IPR001584,IPR036397,IPR043128;~PFAM:PF17921;~go_function: GO:0003676 - nucleic acid binding [Evidence IEA];~go_process: GO:0015074 - DNA integration [Evidence IEA]), which yields MRRLNERQMRWADLLSRYNFTLHYRPGKLAGRPDALSRREQDVPVLGDERLKHREQRLFDPEILKDGPVEGSSKRGLVEEPHPINVSRILLAPVGMEPYNSEPSAPQGYEQANEPTNLNSERPSLEELLDMTLDEHWARVEPLDEKYGRIREAVQVGAHQFPRELGIKASISECSIEPNNRLCYRGRRWVPDIESLRTRLLQETHDSVLTGHPGRSAMYAILARRVYWPAISEDVRRFVRNCDKCSANNVWRDRRQGLLKPLPIPDRKWRYIAIDFIEKLPISNGYENIMVIVDRLGKGVIPIPCEKIDTYTVAQKLIQSFIGYHGIPASIVSDRGRQFTNEMWKRFCELLGIKRQLSTAYHAETDGQTERMNATIELFLRSFCDHTQSNWASLLPMAQLAICSRDAASTGVSPFFLDHGYHVDPFQLEEDVEINLSAPDLGTMRERGERIAAKLRGALDIATTELAVAQQKQEDYANRQRDVAPEYQVGQKVWLDLRNIQTERPSKKLGSRQAKFTVLEKIGSHAYRLNTPGTIHNVFHTALLRPAAMDPFPSQRKDDYQPPAEMINGNEEYMVERILDERFRRWGRGERHEFLVKYIGWQEPEWNDARNMEDTIALDDWETYKTMNGIVVQSALSIPNEPPHAGGRSRRRRGRGVM from the coding sequence atgagacgactgaatgagagacagatgagatgggcagatctattgagccgatacaacttcacacttcattaccgaccagggaagcttgcagggcgccctgatgcactgtctcgacgagagcaggatgttcctgtattgggtgatgaacggctaaagcatcgcgaacaacgactattcgatcctgagatcctcaaggacggaccagtggaaggaagcagcaaaagaggactagttgaagaaccccatcctattaatgtgtcccggatccttctagcaccagtcggcatggagccctataacagtgagccaagcgcacctcaaggatatgaacaggcgaacgaacctaccaatctcaatagtgagcgaccatcgttggaagagctactggatatgactcttgatgaacattgggctcgggtagagccactagatgaaaagtatggtcgtatacgagaagcagtgcaagtaggagcacatcaattcccacgtgaactggggatcaaagcctcaatctcagaatgctctattgaaccgaacaaccgcttgtgctaccgaggccggcgatgggtccctgacattgaatctctgaggacaaggttgctacaagaaacacatgactcagtacttacaggccatccagggaggagcgcaatgtatgctatcctggcacgaagggtctactggcctgcaatctctgaggatgtcagacgatttgtacggaactgtgacaaatgcagtgccaacaatgtatggagagaccgccgacaaggcctactgaagcctctaccaattccagaccgaaaatggagatatattgcaattgacttcatcgagaagttaccaatctcaaatggttatgaaaacatcatggttattgtcgatcgccttggaaaaggtgtcatccccataccctgtgagaagatcgacacctacacagtagcacagaagcttattcagagtttcattggctatcatggcattccagccagtattgtatcagacagaggaagacaattcaccaatgagatgtggaagcgtttttgtgagctactggggatcaaacgacaattatcaactgcctaccacgctgaaaccgatggccaaactgagcgaatgaatgctactattgaactattcttgcgctcattctgtgatcacacacaatcgaactgggcgtcattgctaccaatggcacagcttgcaatatgcagccgggatgctgcctccacaggtgtcagtccattcttccttgaccacggctaccacgtcgatccctttcagttagaagaggatgttgaaatcaacctttcagcaccagacctgggcaccatgcgtgaacgaggtgaacgaattgcagccaagctaaggggagctcttgacatcgccacaacagaactggctgtcgcccaacagaaacaagaagactatgccaatcgtcaaagagatgtcgcccctgaataccaggttgggcagaaagtctggcttgacctgcgcaatatacaaacagaacgccctagcaagaaactgggaagcaggcaggcaaaatttactgtgttggaaaagattggatcccacgcctaccgcctcaacacaccaggcacaatccacaacgtgtttcatacagcgctcctccgcccagcggcaatggatcccttccctagccaacggaaagatgactaccaacctcctgcagaaatgatcaatgggaatgaagaatatatggtcgaacgaatactagatgagcgttttcgacggtggggacgaggcgaaagacatgagtttttagtcaaatacattggctggcaggaaccggaatggaacgatgcgaggaacatggaggataccatagcattggatgactgggaaacctacaaaacgatgaatgggattgttgtccaatcggccttgagtataccaaatgagccaccccacgccggggggcgatcgcggaggcgacgaggaaggggggtaatgtaa
- a CDS encoding uncharacterized protein (COG:S;~EggNog:ENOG410PMWZ), protein MIISNGWLTLFNPVHQIRINSFLQRPRVWDRPILIQLRPSTYRAYRQVWQRLICFAYRTSRPNAAVQLGHQLTTAQLAALDRMETAAAELLSLPSPPLCTPGPGAADHPPWTTGGGPWVVIQTPRGGDRDRDPEGDRRTERRHAAYEQLDHACLDLSIALLDHPLKGDLFESAVVAFLAVLGVDVEKQTFRDPYAFTSSLSGLIKMAQMLVAQRAVQMADHGQVEHPADALEAMRERFLLPGVAAPFNWLTRAAHVWQAHPEHHHQSGIYLLER, encoded by the coding sequence ATGATAATATCCAACGGATGGCTAACCCTGTTCAATCCGGTCCACCAGATCCGAATCAACAGCTTCCTGCAACGGCCACGGGTGTGGGACCGGCCCATCCTGATCCAGCTCCGGCCCTCCACCTACCGGGCCTACCGGCAGGTCTGGCAGCGGCTGATCTGCTTCGCCTACCGCACCAGCCGCCCCAATGCAGCCGTGCAGCTCGGCCACCAGCTCACCACTGCACAGCTGGCGGCCctggaccggatggagacggCGGCAGCGGAGCTGCTGTCATTGCCCTCGCCACCACTCTGCACACCCGGGCCCGGGGCggcggatcatccaccatggaccacaGGAGGGGGCCCATGGGTCGTCATCCAGACGCCCCGTGGGGGGGATCGGGATCGGGACCCGGAGGGGGACCGGAGGACCGAGCGGCGCCATGCAGCATATGAGCAACTGGACCATGCCTGCCTGGACCTGTCCATCGCGCTGCTGGACCACCCACTGAAAGGGGATCTCTTTGAGAGTGCGGTGGTGGCCTTCCTGGcagtgttgggggtggatgtGGAGAAACAGACCTTCCGGGACCCCTACGCGTTCACCAGCTCCCTGTCCGGGCTGATCAAGATGGCCCAGATGCTGGTGGCGCAGCGCGCGGTGCAGATGGCGGACCATGGTCAGGTTGAGCACCCGGCAGATGCCCTGGAGGCCATGCGGGAGCGGTTCCTCCTCCCGGGGGTGGCTGCCCCCTTCAACTGGCTCACACGGGCTGCGCACGTTTGGCAAGCGCATCcagaacaccaccaccagtctgGGATATATCTACTGGAGCGATGA
- a CDS encoding uncharacterized protein (COG:S;~EggNog:ENOG410QEA6;~InterPro:IPR022698,IPR013087;~PFAM:PF12013;~antiSMASH:Cluster_2.1): MDLFLYNDTHRLWICGPCGFAVRPAHLAAHLANRHPKHPSAATPALRRAACALMLKRPCWDPAREPDRPVPPPPAPGSPPVPGLPVHPGYRCPHPDCAYIVCNPESLLRHRTRIHADRRPRGRQPPASQVSPLPLYRTVSCQRFFPSGAGSGFFQVTPPAHTERARQAATMGEVEFIRRQVAGALAEDAAAAEAGAQQVPDPDAKAPTEISPWLELTRWPEFLHGHAFTAVAPLAAPPDPTAEPLLTVFSASVERLIEAAYQSIKTRRINEFDQVSRQASEKYIYIGTPTPHALPHHMHARAHPYAICM; this comes from the coding sequence ATGGACCTCTTCCTCTACAACGACACCCATCGCCTGTGGATCTGTGGTCCCTGTGGATTCGCCGTGCGGCCCGCCCATCTCGCCGCCCACCTGGCCAACCGCCATCCCAAGCATCCCTCCGCGGCCACCCCGGCCCTCCGCCGGGCCGCCTGTGCCCTGATGCTCAAGCGGCCCTGCTGGGACCCCGCGCGGGAGCCTGACCGTCCGGTCCCGCCGCCCCCGGCCCCGGGGAGTCCGCCGGTCCCGGGGCTCCCCGTCCACCCGGGCTATCGCTGCCCCCACCCCGACTGTGCCTACATCGTGTGCAATCCTGAGAGCCTCCTGCGGCACCGGACCCGGATCCATGCGGACCGTCGACCCCGGGGCCGACAGCCCCCGGCCAGCCAGGTGTCCCCGCTGCCCCTGTATCGGACCGTCAGCTGTCAgcgcttcttcccctccggtGCCGGCAGCGGTTTCTTCCAGGTCACCCCACCCGCGCACACGGAGCGGGCCCGCCAGGCGGCCACCATGGGTGAGGTGGAGTTCATCCGGAGGCAGGTGGCCGGGGCCCTCGCCGAGgacgcggcggcggcggaggccggGGCCCAGCAGGTGCCGGACCCGGATGCCAAAGCGCCCACCGAGATATCCCCCTGGCTGGAGCTCACCCGGTGGCCCGAGTTCCTGCATGGGCATGCCTTCACAGCGGTAGCCCCGCTGGCTGCACCACCGGATCCCACAGCTGAGCCCCTTCTGACAGTGTTCAGCGCCAGCGTCGAGCGGCTGATCGAGGCGGCCTACCAGTCCATCAAGACGCGGCGGATCAACGAGTTTGACCAGGTGAGTCGGCAAGCAAgcgagaaatatatatatattggcactcccacaccacatgcactcccacaccacatgcacGCACGTGCACACCCATATGCCATATGCATGTAG
- a CDS encoding uncharacterized protein (COG:S;~EggNog:ENOG410PMWZ;~antiSMASH:Cluster_2.1), which yields MQPCSSATSSPLHSWRPWTGWRRRQRSCCHCPRHHSAHPGPGRRIIHHGPQEGAHGSSSRRPVGDRDRDPEGDRRTERRHAAYEQLDHACLDLSIALLDHPLKGDLFESAVVAFLAVLGVDVEKQTFRDPYAFTSSLSGLIKMAQMLVAQRAVQMADHGQVEHPADALEAMRERFLLPGVAAPFNWLTRLRTFGKRIQNTTTSLGYIYWSDDQQTLSYKELHLTMAGLRGFVRTQVELAQLELEGLFLLHEEETREAVVPRLALVELADDPTNNRRGWNFLQDHRTRAALPTTGEQWLMDRVVATDWLRAEWVGVRPHDHQVMWHTTVVDAYTLVRHRSRARSVFSNPHWSVRPVSGPTPSSRPSVDPSISICLSGY from the coding sequence ATGCAGCCGTGCAGCTCGGCCACCAGCTCACCACTGCACAGCTGGCGGCCctggaccggatggagacggCGGCAGCGGAGCTGCTGTCATTGCCCTCGCCACCACTCTGCACACCCGGGCCCGGGGCggcggatcatccaccatggaccacaGGAGGGGGCCCATGGGTCGTCATCCAGACGCCCCGTGGGGGATCGGGATCGGGACCCGGAGGGGGACCGGAGGACCGAGCGGCGCCATGCAGCATATGAGCAACTGGACCATGCCTGCCTGGACCTGTCCATCGCGCTGCTGGACCACCCACTGAAAGGGGATCTCTTTGAGAGTGCGGTGGTGGCCTTCCTGGcagtgttgggggtggatgtGGAGAAACAGACCTTCCGGGACCCCTACGCGTTCACCAGCTCCCTGTCCGGGCTGATCAAGATGGCCCAGATGCTGGTGGCGCAGCGCGCGGTGCAGATGGCGGACCATGGTCAGGTTGAGCACCCGGCAGATGCCCTGGAGGCCATGCGGGAGCGGTTCCTCCTCCCGGGGGTGGCTGCCCCCTTCAACTGGCTCACACGGCTGCGCACGTTTGGCAAGCGCATCcagaacaccaccaccagtctgGGATATATCTACTGGAGCGATGACCAGCAGACCCTGAGCTACAAGGAACTGCACCTGACCATGGCGGGCCTGCGGGGCTTCGTGCGCACCCAGGTGGAGCTGGCCcagctggagctggaggggctgttcctgctgcatgaggaggagacccgggaggcggtggtgccgCGCCTGGCCCTGGTGGAGCTGGCAGACGACCCGACCAACAACCGGCGTGGATGGAACTTCCTGCAGGACCACCGCACCCGTGCAGCGCTGCCCACCACAGGAGAGCAATGGCTGATGGACCGGGTGGTGGCCACCGACTGGCTGCGGGCTGAGTGGGTGGGGGTGCGGCCGCATGACCACCAGGTGATGTGGCACACCACCGTGGTGGATGCCTATACCCTAGTGCGTCACCGATCCAGGGCCCGATCGGTTTTCTCTAATCCTCATTGGTCCGTTCGTCCCGTCTCCGGTCCCACCCCTTCGTCCCGTCCGTCCGTCGATCCGTCGATCTCGATCTGTTTGTCCGGTTATTAA